The Porites lutea chromosome 7, jaPorLute2.1, whole genome shotgun sequence genome includes the window CATCGTGGTTTGCATATTGCGCTGGAAGCTAAGATCAAggactagacggattttaagagaaaagtaCTACATTATAGCAAGTCCATAGGACGTCGGCATAGTAATCCCTAAGGAGTCTCTTTAATACAAAGGTGGTAATTGTTGTCGTAATATTATCTGTATACTGCATAAACGCAAGTATGAACATGATTAAACAATGGGGAAAGCTTGACCATGAAACAAAAACCGGCGCTCGCGAGCTGATGGGGAACGATGAGACCTTTTCACCAGTTCCCCGCTGAAGATACTCCGCTCGCATCTGAGCTTTGTCGCATTTTTTTGTGAGGAGCTGGTGACGACTATACTACCAAACTGAAATGCATTTAGGTAAACCTTTTTATGGTTGCAAAACTTAAGCAAAAAGACGGAAATACATTTTATAGCATTTAGTAAAAACAGCCTGacgttttacttttttcaaagtaAATCAGTAGCTCACTTTTCTTGTAGGGATATTACATATTCAGCGATCAGGTTCAATGCGCTTTCAGCGTGAGTCATTTGTtgcttttctcctttccttGCAGTTGATTTTTGCTGCGAGGCTTTCTCACGGGCTTATTCCGCCCTTCAGACTTAATTTTCGACGAAGTTCTTATAATTCTTATCCGATTACGCTTGGCAGACTAAATCTGGCTTGATGGTTTGATTCCTCCTTAGACCTTCAAATTTCTTCGTTCCGCTTCTCAAATTGGGGACATTGTAAACATTCCCTCCCAGAGCGTTTTAGAATTCCCCCTATATCTTTGCGTAATATTCATTTGTTCAGGCTTTGAACTTTTTGAAACGGATTGTAACCATTTTCATGTAATTCATCTTTCAGATAATTGAAGCACTCGACTACCTCCATCGAAGGAAGATTATTCATCGGGATATCAAAGCAGACAACATTCTTATACAAAACGCTAATGGTAAAACCACCGTCAAGCTGACAGACTTCGGACTTGCGCGCCGCCTTCCTAAGGACTCTGACGCCATCAATTGTGATTTAGAAGGCGCACCATTGTATCTTGCACCTGAAACAATCCTAGCTGATCCTATTGGTACAGCGGTTGATATCTGGGCATGCGGAGTGATAATGTTCTTGTTACTTGTGGGGTACCCACCGTTTTGGCAAAATGATAATCAAAAGCTGATGTCGCTGATAGTAGAGGGACGCTATAACATGGCTGCGCGTTATTGGGATCAAGTATCCGATGACGCCACAGATCTTGTTAAGAGAATGCTTGTAGTTCACCCACACAAGCGAGTCACGGCTTTGAAAGCCCTAAATCATCCATGGATATCAGACTTCGATGAATCCgagaaagacaaaatagaaTATTGCACAAGgaattaatttcttaatttgtaACTCCTGGTCCTCACTAGCGACGTCATATAAGCATAAGCATTAGGAGCTCATGCGTTAGTGAGGACGGTCTTGACCAGGGCGGATCCGCCCTGGTCTTGAGATAAGTATAAGCCGGCATAAACATAAGAATATCAAAACCTTGCCTTTTTCTTATTCGCCCCGTGTAatggaatccaagacagttttggattctggattacacGCCGTGGGTTCCGGATTCTAGTTACTAGATTCCGGACTTTGTCAGTGAAacttggatttcggattccaatcgttagtgggattctggatttcttGAACACTATATTCCGGATCCAAGTCCCAGGGTTCCggattccacaggcaaaaattTCCTAGATACCGGAATTCGGATTCCCATATATGGATGATTCTTACGCTTACGTCACGCTGTCCTCACCAGTGCATAAGCGTCTTATGCTCTTTATTATTTCTATACTTGCGTTACGCTTACTCTTATGCTTATGATTATGCTTGTCTGCTTCCGTCGCTAGAGAGGACCGGCCTTTACTTCAGTACTAGTGATGACAGAAGATTTGATATTGTTGAAATACCCTTAAAACCTTACAAGCCTACATTCAGTCGTCAAGAAAATATATACGATTGAAACACGTACAGCTTATTCATATATTGATACACTAAAATTTCAGCTATACAATGTAATCGTCGCAACAATTGAACAACATTTACGAAGACTTCCTAACTTAGAATTATGGATAAATAAAATGCATCTTTTGAACACAGCTTTCAGTGACTTGTTCGGGTATGAAAATGTGAAGAGCCAAGAGGGTAATGAATTCACAGTTACTCTCACCGAGAATCGGCCGACAATACTTTGAATCACTAAAAAAAACTTAGCTGATTAATGAAAATTATCTGATTGCTATTAACTTGGTCGCTTTGAACCGTCGTGCATACGTAGTAATCTCCGTCCTTTGTTTCCTTGCTGAGATCAGGATCACTTCATAACTTTGGCTTTGGTTTTAGTGTTCTCTGTGTTAGTCTCCATGGAAATCAGCAGCATAAATCATAAAAATGAGGAATTTTAGAGAAGTTTGTTTTACGCTTAGCCAGGGTGTAATAAGAGGCTTGCCTTCGGTGTATGATACACGAACCATCCCACCTGACGGATCTTATTTAACTCCTACGAAACTGCAGGCGTAGTCTGCCAGTGGTTCAAGCATATTAGCTATACTCTCGACAGGGAAAGGGAATGGAACGGGGCTATCCGTAAGCTGGGCTAGCACGGTCTGAAAAAGTAAGGAAATGATAGAGAATTTTAACACTTTGTGGATGTATTATATTAAGCAGTTACAGAGTACTTCAAGGAACACAGTCAGCTTTGGGTCTGCACTGATGACCTCGACAGTAGTTTTTGCCAGATTAAAAAAGCGTGTACCTCATtcgcatgtgcatcagctgactgtgtccctttaatacGGCATTCCCCCCACCCTACCCCACGCCAGTGCCATTTGTGCATGGGTAATGTACGTGTGGTGCAAGATTTTATGAGTAAGGGCGCTTGCCATAAGTTAGATTAATTGGACAGGTAGTCTCAACCTCGTCcgcagggcttttcccttaaaaatggaAAAGCCCTGGGCACCGGGTTGAGGTAGTCCAGTCCAGTCGTAAAGAGAATTTTACCACAAATCAGAACTTTTCCGCCAGATCAGTCTATTCCTAAATATCATATATCATGGAAGTGATAGATTTTGGGGGCGAAAACTCTCAAGAAAAGCCATTTCATTTACAAAATGACCGGCGGTTTGGCCGGCCAGTCCTGACTTTTGGAAAGGGCTCTAAGAAAACAGCGCAGCTAAAGGGCAAGTGTCGCGGATGGAAACGTGTTAAGTCGACACTATGAGACTCAACGTCAGGTCACAAAAAAGAACCTTGAGGTACCACTTTTCACTTCACAGCTGTTTACAAATCCCAAGAGTGAAAGAGTGGAATGAAGGGTTGCCTCAAGTTGCAGTAAGCATCTCTTGCGGATCCCCTATTCTAAAGAAAACATCTGTTTCCTCtatttgttttttcgttcttaCACCTACCTGGATATTTACGATGACACGGAAAAATGTCAACCCCAGGAAAAATGTCCAGTCTGGCAGCGGAAGTGTTTCACCAGAAAGCTGACAGTA containing:
- the LOC140942696 gene encoding calcium/calmodulin-dependent protein kinase type II alpha chain-like isoform X2 yields the protein MEKIERNFSQVFELREFIAQGNFAKVFKCVERKTGCVFAVKEFQAHDNNYDKKQIDSEVDIWRTLNHHNIVSMHNRFYDDSTVWVVLEFVNGKTLFDEILNQIDFTEEESRRIVQQIIEALDYLHRRKIIHRDIKADNILIQNANGKTTVKLTDFGLARRLPKDSDAINCDLEGAPLYLAPETILADPIGTAVDIWACGVIMFLLLVGYPPFWQNDNQKLMSLIVEGRYNMAARYWDQVSDDATDLVKRMLVVHPHKRVTALKALNHPWISDFDESEKDKIEYCTRN
- the LOC140942696 gene encoding calcium/calmodulin-dependent protein kinase type II alpha chain-like isoform X1, with product MMSTRILALLNLPDSLKYHRFSMEKIERNFSQVFELREFIAQGNFAKVFKCVERKTGCVFAVKEFQAHDNNYDKKQIDSEVDIWRTLNHHNIVSMHNRFYDDSTVWVVLEFVNGKTLFDEILNQIDFTEEESRRIVQQIIEALDYLHRRKIIHRDIKADNILIQNANGKTTVKLTDFGLARRLPKDSDAINCDLEGAPLYLAPETILADPIGTAVDIWACGVIMFLLLVGYPPFWQNDNQKLMSLIVEGRYNMAARYWDQVSDDATDLVKRMLVVHPHKRVTALKALNHPWISDFDESEKDKIEYCTRN